The nucleotide window GCAACGAGCGCGTGAGCCTCATCACCGGGTACGACACCACCGACCTGTAGGACCCTTGCATGACATCGCGAAGTCGTCACCTCGCGTGGCGACGCAACTGGTGGCTGATCGCCGCGTTGAGCAGCTTCACCGCGGGCATGTTGGTGCTCATGGGCACCGAGAAGGTCGTCCCGTACACGACGAGCAAGTCGCTCGCGGCGCAGACGAAGGTTGACGGTGCCGCGAAGGCCAAGACGATCACCGCAGCGCGCGGGCTGCCTGGGAAGAACATCAACAATACAGTCGACGCCTTCGACCATTCGATCGTCCACCGCGTGTCGATCTCGATGTCGACGACTGCCTACGACGCCATGATCCTGGACTACCAGGTGGATGGCGTGAAGACCTGGCATGTGGCAACCGTCGTCATCGACGGCGTGCGCATCAAGAACGTGGGTGTGCGGCTCAAGGGCAACTCCACACTGATCGGGCTTCGCAACAGCGGTCCGAACCCGGCGGGGGGGATCGCGGCGTCGCTCGGCACCCTCAGCCCCGACGAGCCCCAGAAGATGCCGTTCCTCCTCCGCTTCGACGAGTTCGTGGCCGGCCAGCGCTACCAAGGCGTGAACGAGCTCGCGCTGCGCACCTCCGGCGGGTTCGGCGGCGACGCGAGCCAGCTGACCGAGTACGTCGCCAACGTGCTGACCGAGGAGACCGGCCAACCGTTTCTCCGAACGACGACCACCGGGATGACCTTCAACGGCTCACCGGAGGGCTTCTACCTCCTGGTCGAGCACCCCGACGACTACTGGGCGCGGCGGATGATCCCGGGCACGCAGCCGGCCGTGTACAAGGCGATCGTCGGCGCGAGCTTCCACTACGTGGGCGCAGAGCCTGCGCTGTACGTGAACGTGTTCAACCAGCAGGCCGAGACGTTGGACCTCGGCCCCGGTCCAATGATCGAGTTCCTACGGTTCGTCGAAGAATCCACCGATCGAGAGTTCGAGGCGCACCTTGCCGATCGTCTCGACGTCGAGCAGTTCGCGCGGTATCTCGCGTTCCACAACATCCTCGTAGATCCCGACTCGCTCGCCGGGACGGGAAACAACTACTACCTGCTCTACGACCCGAAGCTGCGAAGGATGACGTTCGCCGCGTGGGATCAGAACCTCGCATTCGGCCGGCTCGGTTTTGGCGGCGGCCCGTACCGCCCGTACTACGAGGACGGCTCTGGTCTTGGATCCTTAGCCGGGAACATCCCGGGGCTCGAAGAGCTGATCCCCGGTAGCGCCCTTGGCGAGCCGAACATCCTCGTGACGCGCTTCCTCGCGTCGCCGAAGTTCCGCGCCGTCTACAACGAGGCGTACCGCGAGCTCTTCAAGAGCATGTTGAAGGCTGGCCGAGCGACCGCGTTGCTCGACGAACTCGGCACGGTGATCCGGAAGGCCAATGAAGAGCGGAATCTGGTCGACCCGGCCCGGTTCGAGAGCGATCTCGAGCGCAACCACAGCTTCATCGCCGATCGCGTCGAGTACTTGCTCACACTCCCCCCGGTCGGCGGATGACATCGCGGAGTCGACACCTCGCGTGGCGACGCAATTGGTGGCTGATCGCCGCGTTGAGCAGCTTCACCGCGGGCATGTTGGTGCTCATGGGCACCGAGAAGGTCGTCCCGTACACGACGAGCAAGTCGCTCGCGGCGCAGACGAAGGTTGACGGTGCCGCGAAGGCCAAGGCAATCACCGAGGCGCGCGGACCGCAGGGTCACAACGTCACGAACATCGTCGACATGTTCGACATCGGTCTCGTCCATACCGTCGAGATCACGATGGATCCGACCGAGTACGACGCGATGATCACGGACTACCAGCGGGACGGACTGAAGACCTGGCACTCGGCGACGGTCGTCATCGACGGTGCCCGTCTCGACCAGGTAGGCCTGCGGCTCAAGGGCAACTCCACGCTGATCGGACTGCGATACAGCGGTCCCGAGAGCCCACCCAACCCCGGCGGGCTCGCCGCAATCTTCCCGAGGATCACCGCCGACGAGCCGTACAAGATGCCGATGCTGTTGCGCTTCGACCAGTTCCTTCCTGGGCAGCGCTATCAAAGCGTGAACGAGCTCGCGCTGCGCGCCGGAAGCCTCGGTGACTCCACCCAGCTGACCGAGCTGCTCGCCAACCTGCTGACGAAGGAGTCGGGCCAGCACTACCTGCGGACCTCGACCGCGGGCATGAGCTTCAACGACTCCCGCGAGGGCTACTTCCTGCTCGTCGAGCACCCCGACGACTACTGGGCGCAGCGCATGATCCCCGGCCGCCTGGAGCCGGCGGTCTACAAGGCGGTGCCCGGCGCGAGCTTCCACTACGTGGGTGACGACCTCGCGCGGTACGAGAACGTGTTCAACCAGCAGGCGGAGACGCGGAGCCTCGGTCCCGCGCCGATGATCGAGTTCCTGAAGTTCGTGGAGACCTCGACGAACGAGGTCTTCGCCGCGAAGCTGGCCGATCGCCTCGACGTGAAGGAGTTCGCTCAGTACCTCGCGTTCCACAATCTGATCGTGGACGTCGACTCCTTCGCCGGGTTTGGCAACAACTACTACTTCCTCTACGACCCGAAGACCCGGCGCATGTCGATCGCACCGTGGGATCAAAACGTCGCCTTCGGCACGCTCGGTGGTGCGCGGTACCGGCCGTACTACGAAGATGGTGCTGCGATCCCCTCGTTCGCGCTGGACGTCG belongs to Acidimicrobiia bacterium and includes:
- a CDS encoding CotH kinase family protein, whose translation is MTSRSRHLAWRRNWWLIAALSSFTAGMLVLMGTEKVVPYTTSKSLAAQTKVDGAAKAKTITAARGLPGKNINNTVDAFDHSIVHRVSISMSTTAYDAMILDYQVDGVKTWHVATVVIDGVRIKNVGVRLKGNSTLIGLRNSGPNPAGGIAASLGTLSPDEPQKMPFLLRFDEFVAGQRYQGVNELALRTSGGFGGDASQLTEYVANVLTEETGQPFLRTTTTGMTFNGSPEGFYLLVEHPDDYWARRMIPGTQPAVYKAIVGASFHYVGAEPALYVNVFNQQAETLDLGPGPMIEFLRFVEESTDREFEAHLADRLDVEQFARYLAFHNILVDPDSLAGTGNNYYLLYDPKLRRMTFAAWDQNLAFGRLGFGGGPYRPYYEDGSGLGSLAGNIPGLEELIPGSALGEPNILVTRFLASPKFRAVYNEAYRELFKSMLKAGRATALLDELGTVIRKANEERNLVDPARFESDLERNHSFIADRVEYLLTLPPVGG
- a CDS encoding CotH kinase family protein; this translates as MSSFTAGMLVLMGTEKVVPYTTSKSLAAQTKVDGAAKAKAITEARGPQGHNVTNIVDMFDIGLVHTVEITMDPTEYDAMITDYQRDGLKTWHSATVVIDGARLDQVGLRLKGNSTLIGLRYSGPESPPNPGGLAAIFPRITADEPYKMPMLLRFDQFLPGQRYQSVNELALRAGSLGDSTQLTELLANLLTKESGQHYLRTSTAGMSFNDSREGYFLLVEHPDDYWAQRMIPGRLEPAVYKAVPGASFHYVGDDLARYENVFNQQAETRSLGPAPMIEFLKFVETSTNEVFAAKLADRLDVKEFAQYLAFHNLIVDVDSFAGFGNNYYFLYDPKTRRMSIAPWDQNVAFGTLGGARYRPYYEDGAAIPSFALDVDAIDELNDGGTGLGEENILMRRFFDTPKFRELYDETYRELFELLLRSGRADELALELGAAIQDDAAARNLVSPSAFDGAAAGKRAFIASRIEYLVTHPIIAGEGGDKTR